One Haloterrigena salifodinae DNA window includes the following coding sequences:
- a CDS encoding FAD-binding and (Fe-S)-binding domain-containing protein produces the protein MSLESSADPAADGRANYDYRSDEVDRPALVDDLERLVDCDVRGDSYSRELYATDASAYEVTPMAVAFPESTADVVGIVEYCAEREIPVLPRGGGTSLAGQTVNRAVVLDFTRHMNDIIEIDPDGRTATVQPGTILGTLNEALAPHDLKFAPDPAWGDKSAIGGAIGNNSTGSHSLKYGKTDAYLEEVEAVLADGTVTTFGEVTLDEVADRADPEGDLEERIYAEVGRILDEEADLIEETYPDLKRNVSGYNLDRLVAEARGSELPGGEDTGEPGTVNLARLLAGSEGTLAIVTEATVSLESVPETKAVTLLCYPDLHEAMQDVEPILAHDPAAVEVLDDVLIDLARDTAEFGPVTEMLPEGTNAVLLVEFYAEDADHGKEQVAGLLADRLPSATPAGEPASDAPRSNAETLALEALEAYEKEERAQLWKLRKSGLPILLSRTTDEKHISFIEDTAIPPENLPTFVEEFEAILEAHDTYASFYAHAGPGVLHVRPLVNTKTEVGLEQLHGIADDVTDLVVELGGSVSGEHGDGRARTQWNHKLYGDELWQTFQDLKTAFDPNWLLNPGQVVFRDDDPTDLREHLRFNPDYEFEAGFEPALEWENDNGIQGMVELCHGCGGCRGEQETTGGVMCPTYRASREEITATRGRANALRQAMSGNLEPEEAFSDEFVEEVMGLCIGCKGCAIDCPSEVDMAKLKAEVTHEYHQRNGATLRDRLFANVATLSKWGSQLAPLSNALPKLPGARKALEATVGIASDRPLPTFRATTFRDWFDWRGGARISEQDADRSVVLYPDTYTNYSHPEAGKAAVRVLEAANVHVAVPDELGDTGRPAFSKGFLEKARETARENVSKLAPLVEEGRDVVVIEPSDAVMFQLDYLDLLSDERAERVAAATYGVCEYIDSFRLDETIAFDSDGADESLIYHGHCHQKAVAKDHHAVGVLRRAGYAADPLDSGCCGMAGSFGYEAEHASMSDGIGEILYEQVDASKGDRVVAPGASCRTQLEHRPGADENPPTPIELVAEALE, from the coding sequence ATGTCACTGGAGTCGAGCGCCGACCCGGCCGCCGATGGACGTGCGAACTACGACTACCGAAGCGACGAGGTCGATCGGCCGGCACTGGTCGACGACCTCGAGCGACTCGTCGACTGTGACGTTCGCGGCGACTCTTACTCCCGAGAACTCTACGCGACCGACGCGAGCGCCTACGAGGTGACGCCGATGGCTGTCGCTTTCCCCGAGTCGACCGCCGACGTCGTCGGGATCGTCGAGTACTGCGCCGAACGGGAGATTCCAGTGCTCCCGCGGGGCGGCGGCACCAGCCTCGCCGGCCAGACGGTCAATCGTGCCGTCGTGTTGGACTTCACGCGACACATGAACGACATCATCGAGATCGATCCCGACGGGCGGACGGCGACGGTCCAGCCCGGGACGATTCTCGGGACGCTGAACGAGGCCCTCGCGCCCCACGACCTCAAGTTCGCGCCCGACCCCGCGTGGGGCGACAAGAGCGCCATCGGCGGCGCGATCGGCAACAACTCGACGGGCTCGCACTCGCTGAAGTACGGGAAAACCGACGCGTACCTTGAGGAAGTCGAGGCGGTTCTCGCCGACGGCACCGTGACGACCTTCGGCGAGGTCACCCTCGATGAGGTCGCCGACCGCGCCGACCCCGAGGGCGATCTCGAGGAGCGCATTTACGCGGAAGTCGGTCGGATCCTCGACGAGGAGGCCGATCTGATCGAGGAGACGTATCCCGACCTGAAGCGCAACGTCTCCGGATACAATCTCGATCGACTCGTTGCGGAGGCTCGCGGGAGCGAACTGCCGGGCGGCGAGGACACCGGCGAGCCCGGCACCGTCAACCTCGCGCGGCTGCTGGCCGGCAGCGAGGGGACGCTGGCGATCGTCACCGAAGCGACCGTCTCGCTCGAGTCCGTCCCCGAGACGAAGGCCGTCACCCTCCTGTGCTATCCGGACCTCCACGAGGCGATGCAAGACGTCGAACCGATCCTCGCACACGACCCCGCCGCGGTCGAGGTGCTCGACGACGTTCTGATCGACCTCGCGCGCGACACCGCGGAGTTCGGGCCGGTCACCGAAATGCTCCCCGAGGGGACCAACGCCGTGTTGCTGGTCGAGTTCTACGCCGAGGACGCCGACCACGGCAAGGAGCAGGTCGCGGGCCTGCTTGCCGATCGCCTGCCGTCGGCGACGCCCGCCGGCGAGCCGGCTTCGGACGCTCCGCGTTCCAACGCGGAGACGCTCGCCCTCGAGGCCCTCGAGGCCTACGAAAAAGAGGAACGCGCCCAGCTCTGGAAGCTCCGCAAGTCCGGGCTCCCGATCTTGCTCTCGCGGACGACCGACGAGAAGCACATCTCCTTCATCGAGGACACCGCGATTCCGCCCGAGAACTTGCCGACCTTCGTCGAGGAGTTCGAGGCGATCCTCGAGGCGCACGACACCTACGCCAGCTTCTACGCCCACGCGGGGCCGGGCGTGCTCCACGTGCGGCCGCTCGTGAACACGAAGACCGAGGTCGGCCTCGAGCAGTTACACGGGATCGCCGACGACGTGACCGATCTCGTCGTCGAGTTAGGGGGATCGGTCTCGGGCGAGCACGGCGACGGTCGCGCTCGCACCCAGTGGAATCACAAACTCTACGGCGACGAACTCTGGCAGACATTCCAGGACCTCAAGACCGCCTTCGATCCCAACTGGCTCCTGAATCCGGGCCAGGTCGTCTTCCGCGACGACGATCCGACCGACCTGCGCGAGCACCTGCGGTTCAACCCCGACTACGAGTTCGAGGCCGGCTTCGAGCCCGCCCTCGAGTGGGAGAACGACAATGGTATACAGGGAATGGTCGAGCTCTGTCACGGCTGCGGCGGCTGTCGGGGCGAACAGGAGACCACCGGCGGCGTGATGTGTCCGACCTACCGGGCGAGTCGCGAGGAGATCACCGCCACCCGTGGCCGGGCGAACGCGCTCCGGCAGGCCATGAGCGGCAACCTAGAGCCAGAGGAGGCCTTCTCCGATGAGTTCGTCGAGGAAGTGATGGGGCTCTGTATCGGCTGCAAGGGCTGTGCCATCGACTGCCCGAGCGAGGTCGACATGGCGAAGCTCAAGGCCGAAGTCACCCACGAGTACCACCAGCGCAACGGCGCGACGCTGCGGGATCGGCTCTTCGCCAACGTCGCCACCCTCTCGAAGTGGGGCTCCCAACTCGCACCGCTCTCGAACGCCCTACCGAAACTGCCGGGCGCCAGGAAAGCCCTCGAGGCGACCGTCGGCATCGCGTCCGATCGCCCGCTGCCGACGTTCCGCGCGACGACGTTTCGGGACTGGTTCGACTGGCGCGGCGGCGCGCGGATCAGCGAGCAGGACGCCGATCGGAGCGTCGTCCTCTATCCCGACACGTACACCAACTACAGCCATCCCGAAGCGGGGAAAGCCGCCGTCCGCGTCCTCGAGGCTGCGAACGTCCACGTGGCGGTTCCCGACGAACTGGGAGATACGGGTCGGCCGGCGTTCTCGAAGGGCTTCCTCGAGAAGGCCCGCGAAACGGCGCGCGAGAACGTCTCGAAGCTCGCGCCGCTCGTGGAGGAGGGACGTGACGTCGTCGTCATCGAACCCTCCGACGCGGTCATGTTCCAGCTGGATTACCTCGATCTGCTCTCCGACGAGCGCGCCGAGCGGGTCGCGGCCGCGACCTACGGCGTCTGCGAGTACATCGATTCGTTCCGGCTGGACGAGACGATCGCGTTCGATTCCGACGGGGCCGACGAGTCGTTGATCTACCACGGCCACTGCCACCAGAAGGCCGTCGCCAAGGACCACCACGCGGTCGGCGTCCTGCGCCGGGCGGGCTACGCCGCCGACCCGCTCGATTCCGGCTGCTGCGGGATGGCCGGCTCGTTCGGCTACGAGGCCGAACACGCCTCGATGAGCGACGGAATCGGCGAAATCCTGTACGAACAGGTCGACGCGAGCAAGGGCGACCGTGTCGTCGCCCCCGGGGCGTCGTGTCGCACGCAACTCGAGCATCGACCCGGCGCCGACGAGAACCCGCCGACGCCGATCGAACTCGTCGCCGAAGCGCTCGAGTAA
- a CDS encoding polysaccharide deacetylase family protein → MGSVVISLDAEVGWGFHHDESVSETFLRNTRQNWRRLRELFDAFEIPATWAVTGHLFLRSCTDRHRNHPAGERCCQKSIEDLPATDIWYGAELVDEIATADIDHEIAGHGFTHVHFDHDRMNEAFATREIENCAHAASRRGHDLSSFVFPVNRIRHRDTLAAHGFDCYRGTNPLRDSQSTLMRQITKISSAAVGKPAPPIVNPYVDDHGLVNVPASIYLFNFEAKYRKLFSAFGEDPVVKQVKSGIDRVAQTDGVLHMWLHPHNLRTPAHYQRLQSIAGYIDRRRSTDGLRVETMAEVADRVRNESQPGSTFENN, encoded by the coding sequence ATGGGATCGGTCGTCATTTCCCTCGATGCAGAAGTCGGCTGGGGATTTCACCACGACGAATCTGTGTCGGAGACGTTTCTTCGCAACACGCGCCAGAACTGGCGTCGCCTCCGAGAGCTATTCGACGCGTTCGAAATTCCGGCGACATGGGCGGTTACCGGGCACCTATTCTTGCGCTCGTGTACTGACAGACACCGGAACCACCCCGCCGGCGAGCGATGCTGCCAGAAATCGATCGAAGACCTCCCCGCGACCGATATCTGGTACGGGGCCGAACTCGTCGACGAAATCGCGACCGCCGATATCGACCACGAAATCGCCGGTCACGGGTTCACGCACGTTCACTTCGACCACGATCGAATGAACGAAGCGTTCGCAACTCGAGAGATCGAAAACTGCGCTCATGCCGCGTCGCGCCGCGGCCACGACCTGTCATCGTTCGTCTTCCCTGTCAACAGGATCCGACACCGGGACACGCTCGCGGCACACGGTTTCGACTGTTATCGCGGTACGAACCCGCTCCGCGACTCGCAGAGTACGCTGATGCGACAGATAACGAAGATATCGAGCGCGGCGGTCGGAAAACCGGCGCCGCCGATCGTCAACCCGTACGTCGACGACCACGGCTTGGTCAACGTGCCGGCGTCGATCTACCTGTTCAACTTCGAAGCGAAGTATAGAAAACTGTTTTCCGCGTTCGGTGAGGATCCGGTAGTCAAACAAGTGAAATCCGGGATCGACCGCGTTGCCCAAACGGACGGCGTGTTGCACATGTGGCTTCACCCCCATAACCTCCGAACGCCGGCGCACTACCAACGGCTTCAATCGATTGCGGGATACATCGACCGTCGTCGAAGCACGGACGGCCTACGCGTCGAAACTATGGCCGAGGTCGCAGACAGGGTGCGAAACGAGAGTCAACCGGGATCTACATTCGAGAACAACTAA
- a CDS encoding GNAT family N-acetyltransferase, giving the protein MTNSDPYEIRQYESADRDAFLDLFADVLGGQMGNDWFTWKYERNPYVNHVPILVAQRDDELVGARAFFPLRLAAGDDEFSAFQPCDSMVRPEHQRRGLFTRLTERAIDRYDDADLFFNFPNHRSLPGNLKLGWRVASERETYYRIQNPTAWLPQLEPVEPIARSLASGYVSIRDRFADSTNAVELSRYDRVPSSLLATLASSETIPEFHVARDETFYEWRFANPLWTYRTIVATRDGAPIAAVVYGRRDRTSGPTVVRILDVLPLAAGTSSSPSRQATLAALLDAVLRETGDADVIAAPGSVVPRSVLRSRGFHSDQRAPLKWGTSPSTHVVRPAGTPPLDWTLSGAQLADSANWRLAFCEVDSG; this is encoded by the coding sequence ATGACCAATTCGGACCCGTACGAGATCCGACAGTACGAATCGGCCGATAGGGACGCGTTTCTCGACCTGTTCGCCGACGTACTGGGCGGGCAAATGGGCAACGACTGGTTCACGTGGAAGTACGAACGGAATCCGTACGTCAACCACGTTCCGATCCTGGTTGCACAGCGAGACGACGAACTCGTCGGCGCGCGGGCGTTCTTCCCGCTCCGCCTCGCCGCGGGCGACGACGAGTTCAGCGCTTTCCAGCCGTGCGATTCGATGGTCCGTCCCGAGCACCAGCGTCGGGGACTATTCACGCGGCTGACCGAGCGGGCGATCGACAGATACGACGACGCGGATCTGTTCTTCAACTTCCCAAACCACCGCTCACTTCCGGGGAATCTCAAACTCGGCTGGCGGGTCGCGAGCGAGCGAGAGACGTACTACCGAATCCAAAACCCGACCGCGTGGCTCCCCCAACTCGAGCCGGTCGAGCCGATCGCTCGATCGCTGGCGAGCGGATACGTCTCGATCCGGGATCGATTTGCCGATTCGACCAATGCGGTCGAACTTTCGCGGTACGATCGCGTGCCGTCCTCGCTGCTCGCGACGCTGGCTTCGTCCGAGACAATCCCGGAATTTCACGTCGCTCGCGACGAAACGTTCTACGAGTGGCGGTTCGCGAATCCGCTCTGGACGTACCGCACGATCGTTGCAACGCGGGACGGAGCGCCCATCGCAGCGGTCGTCTACGGTCGTCGGGACCGAACGAGCGGTCCGACGGTCGTCCGAATCCTCGACGTCCTCCCACTCGCAGCGGGGACGAGTTCGTCCCCGTCTCGGCAGGCAACACTGGCTGCACTTCTCGACGCGGTGCTTCGAGAAACCGGCGATGCGGACGTCATCGCTGCTCCCGGGTCGGTAGTCCCCCGGTCAGTGTTGCGGTCGCGGGGCTTTCACAGCGACCAGCGAGCGCCCCTGAAGTGGGGAACCTCGCCATCGACGCACGTCGTCAGACCGGCCGGGACACCGCCGCTTGACTGGACGCTGTCCGGAGCCCAGCTCGCGGACAGCGCGAACTGGCGACTCGCGTTCTGCGAGGTCGATAGCGGGTGA